The following proteins are co-located in the Polystyrenella longa genome:
- the rpsP gene encoding 30S ribosomal protein S16 produces MAVRIRMKKLGRKHRPFYRVCVMDARSPRNGKTIEELGHYDPMVTDKSERVKLNMERIEYWLSVGAQPSDKVGTLIKKVKTNKFGSVKTPPPMQAPKPLPEPEPEAAPEGETAAAEETTEETPAAETAEASEE; encoded by the coding sequence GTGGCAGTTCGAATTCGTATGAAAAAACTGGGGCGTAAGCATCGCCCGTTTTACCGGGTTTGCGTAATGGACGCCCGATCTCCCCGAAATGGTAAAACCATTGAGGAACTCGGTCACTACGACCCTATGGTCACCGACAAATCGGAACGCGTCAAACTCAACATGGAACGGATTGAGTACTGGCTTTCTGTCGGAGCTCAACCTTCCGACAAAGTTGGCACTCTGATCAAAAAGGTCAAAACAAACAAATTCGGCAGTGTAAAAACTCCACCTCCGATGCAGGCCCCTAAGCCGCTGCCGGAACCGGAACCAGAAGCTGCTCCCGAAGGGGAAACAGCCGCTGCGGAAGAAACAACCGAAGAAACTCCCGCCGCCGAGACTGCCGAAGCCAGCGAAGAGTAA